A single Bicyclus anynana chromosome 19, ilBicAnyn1.1, whole genome shotgun sequence DNA region contains:
- the LOC112045561 gene encoding neuropeptide-like precursor 1 has product MKTARTRSLGRHSSCFLISITTLVLAYSIYIDQVVGLPPEASANPWPTFPRRNVAALARDGYLRSASPGYKRSISTLAKNGQLPTFRAPYDETDKQEQDDEESHEKRNMASIARLRSYSAMKRNIQSLARDGFRFGRGQYSQSNDKRNIAALARNGLIHKKDEMIGDEYYFPFYQNPVPPLSEIDGPLDFNEMYDLQQSINPDMLPPLSQVFKRSDSNIVPDSDSMLSRMNYGDNWYPKRGSFGMPAHGLYRPIYIESSGNIRNKRSIYSIPDVIDRNDINVPEDYDSDNDDKRSVDEDYDDTREHLEKRHIGSLARLGLLPSFRFTGGRYSRSGRARLLLPSQELYRKHSPNENFGIGQYLSDSEADLPIDSDDTDLPPPPVSAHSHPTGRYLHQPLKNDLPNTPLPQSPLTLSNPDAFAKNRWQNKDNPKFYYFRSLKVPYHSSGKRYLLLPAVDNIMLRKAYRNSSLPSRRKNQ; this is encoded by the exons atgAAGACGGCACGCACGAGAAGTCTCGGTAGGCACAGTAGTTGCTTTCTTATCAGCATCACTACGTTGGTTTTGGCGTATTCGATTTATATTGATCAG GTTGTGGGCTTACCACCGGAAGCATCTGCTAATCCTTGGCCAACATTTCCAAGAAGAAATGTTGCAGCCTTAGCCAGGGATGGCTATTTGAGAAGCGCATCTCCAGGATACAAAAGAAGCATCTCAACTTTGGCCAAAAATGGCCAACTTCCAACATTCAGAGCTCCATACGACGAAACCGATAAACAGGAGCAAGATGATGAAGAATCACATGAAAAGAGGAATATGGCTTCGATTGCGCGACTTCGCAGCTATTCAGCGATGAAACGGAACATACAATCTTTGGCGAGAGATGGGTTTCGTTTCGGAAGGGGTCAATACAGCCAGTCGAACGATAAGCGCAACATCGCAGCATTAGCGCGCAACGGGTTAATTCACAAAAAAGACGAAATGATTGGTGACGAATACTACTTCCCTTTCTATCAAAATCCTGTACCACCACTCTCGGAAATCGATGGTCCACTCGATTTCAACGAAATGTATGATTTGCAACAATCTATTAACCCGGACATGCTTCCACCATTGTCGCAAGTTTTCAAAAGGAGTGATTCTAATATTGTACCTGATTCTGACTCGATGCTATCGAGAATGAATTATGGTGATAATTGGTATCCGAAGCGCGGTTCTTTTGGAATGCCAGCACATGGACTCTACAGACCGATTTATATAGAATCAAGCGGTAATATTAGAAACAAAAGATCCATTTACTCCATCCCTGATGTTATTGACCGTAACGATATCAACGTTCCCGAAGATTACGATAGTGACAATGATGACAAGCGATCTGTAG ATGAAGACTATGATGATACTCGTGAACATTTAGAAAAACGTCATATCGGGTCGCTTGCCCGATTAGGTTTATTGCCATCTTTTAGATTTACCGGTGGACGATATAGTAGGTCAGGACGTGCCAGGTTGTTATTACCTAGTCAGGAATTATACAG gaagCATTCCCCTAACGAGAATTTCGGGATTGG GCAATATCTCTCTGATTCCGAAGCTGACCTACCCATCGATTCAGACGACACCGACCTACCGCCGCCGCCAGTATCTGCTCACTCGCACCCGACCGGCCGGTACCTCCATCAACCCCTAAAGAACGACCTCCCAAACACACCTCTCCCCCAGTCTCCACTAACGCTGAGCAATCCGGATGCTTTTGCCAAGAACCGCTGGCAAAATAAGGACAACCCTAAGTTCTATTACTTCAGATCCCTAAAAGTACCATATCATTCGTCCGGAAAACGTTACTTGTTGCTCCCAGCTGTTGACAACATTATGCTCAGGAAGGCTTACCGCAACAGCAGCCTTCCGAGTCGCCGTAAGAACCAGTAG